A DNA window from Onthophagus taurus isolate NC chromosome 1, IU_Otau_3.0, whole genome shotgun sequence contains the following coding sequences:
- the LOC111429281 gene encoding dipeptidase 1-like, which produces MIMAGRGHHQRANGSSRTTARVHLDPWNLDPELRHHIENCPCSCDHMGYGNFLDYQSYQQQDLPVRETSFGLAPHYFNNVIHQHHHYHNRYIDDYEYQPSPFDSCSCSSDTDDSDSSRSNLRGPWCVCFVVCVIVATLGAGLGIPLALNPQYDLKTPEERLQAVYRVLKEAPLIDGHNDLPWNLRKFVHNKLGGLNLSSIADKEPWSLSKWSHTDIPRLKAGLLGAQFWSAYVPCKSQHLDAVQITLEQIDVIRRLVELNTQHFALVLTADGIKETHRKGKISSLIGVEGGHALGNSLAILRTFYNLGARYLTITHSCDTPWAKGSNSKNKQGLSPFGLSVIKEMNRLGMIIDLSHTSVNTAKAALNASKAPVIFSHSCAFSLCNSTRNVPDDILRMVADNGGVVMVNFYTYLVTCNESANISDVINHINHIRTVAGIKHVGLGAGYDGINMTPNGLEDVSRYPHLLAELLQDPTWNEKDIAALAGLNVLRVFLEVENVRDQWKMEDVLPGEESAPPVKSTCTSIYS; this is translated from the exons ATGATTATGGCTGGTCGAGGACATCATCAGCGAGCAAACGGCAGTTCCAGGACTACGGCCAGGGTCCACCTGGACCCTTGGAATCTTGATCCGGAACTTCGACATCATATCGAGAACTGTCCATGTTCTTGTGATCATATGGGATATGGAAATTTTCTTGATTATCag tcTTACCAACAACAGGATCTTCCAGTACGCGAAACTTCTTTTGGTTTAGCACCCCACTACTTCAATAACGTCATCCATCAGCACCATCACTACCACAATCGTTACATCGACGATTACGAGTATCAACCATCACCGTTCGATTCATGTTCTTGTAGCAGTGACACTGATGATTCAGATTCGTCGAGAAGTAATTTACGCGGTCCTTGGTGTGTTTGTTTCGTCGTTTGCGTTATCGTTGCCACATTGGGTGCCGGTTTGGGAATCCCACTCGCTTTAAATCCacaatatgatttaaaaacgcCCGAAGAACGTCTTCAAGCCGTTTATAGAGTACTGAAAGAAGCTCCACTTATCGATGGTCACAACGATTTGCCGTGGAACCTTCGAAaatttgttcataataaactgggcggtttaaatttaagttcAATAGCTGATAAGGAACCATGGTCATTAAGTAAATGGTCTCATACTGATATACCACGTTTGAAAGCTGGTTTATTGGGTGCTCAGTTTTGGTCAGCATATGTGCCTTGTAAATCTCAACATTTGGATGCGGTTCAGATCACACTTGAACAGATTGATGTTATTAGAAGATTGGTCGAGTTAAATACTCAACATTTTGCACTGGTTTTAACAGCTGATGGTATTAAAGAGACTCAtagaaaaggaaaaatttcatcattaaTCGGTGTCGAAGGTGGACACGCTCTCGGAAATTCTTTAGCGATATTAAgaacattttacaatttagGAGCTCGTTATTTAACGATAACACATTCGTGTGATACACCATGGGCGAAAGGATCCAATTCAAAGAATAAACAAGGCTTATCACCGTTCGGTTTGAGTGTAATCAAAGAAATGAATCGACTCGGTATGATTATTGATTTATCTCATACATCTGTAAATACAGCAAAAGCAGCTTTAAATGCCTCAAAAGCTCCCGTTATTTTTTCACATTCGTGCGCGTTTTCTTTATGTAACTCAACGAGAAACGTTCCCGATGATATCCTTCGTATGGTCGCTGATAATGGTGGCGTAGTGAtggtaaatttttatacatatttagtGACATGTAATGAATCTGCGAATATTAGTGATGTTATTAATCATATAAATCATATTAGAACCGTTGCTGGTATAAAACATGTTGGTTTAGGTGCGGGTTATGATGGAATTAATATGACACCGAACGGTTTAGAAGACGTTTCTAGATATCCTCACCTGTTGGCTGAACTACTGCAAGATCCGACGTGGAATGAAAAGGATATAGCGGCTTTAGCGGGTTTAAACGTTTTAAGGGTCTTTTTAGAAGTCGAAAACGTTAGGGATCAATGGAAAATGGAAGATGTGTTACCCGGTGAAGAATCTGCACCTCCAGTTAAATCGACGTGTACTTCGATCTACTCTTGA